The Brassica napus cultivar Da-Ae chromosome C1, Da-Ae, whole genome shotgun sequence DNA segment AACAATTGACATGCAGCTGAATGTTTCATTGACTTTGTAGGGGTTGACACGGCTCTGGCCGACATCCAATACGAGGGATATGACTTTTATGTGGGGCGCGTATTCAAATCCAAAGCCGACTGCAAAATCAAACTTGCAATACATGCTATAAACAGGAAGTTCCATTTCAAGACCACTCGTTCTAGCCCTTCCATACTACTTGCACAATGCGTTGGTGATGCATGCCCATGGCGCGTGTATGCGGTCTTGTTAGATGCAAGTGGGAACTTCCAAGTCAGACAAGCTAACCTAGTTCACTCTTGCACCGTTGATGACCGTAGAAACTACCACAAACTTGCAACGACTGTCGTGATTGGCCAGATATTGCAATCTTGTTTTGTTGGTATTAAGAAAGGCCCCACTGCCGCAACAATAAGGAAAATATTGCTAGATGAATTTCATGTCAACGTTTCATACTGGAAAGCTTGGAGAGCTAGAGAGATGGCGATGGAGCATGCAATGGGGACAATGGTTGGAAGTTATGCACTGATACCTCCATATTTGGCACTCCTTCAGTCTTCTAATGTAGGAACCGTATGCTACCTAGAAAGTacggatgaagaagaaggtggaACACGGTTTCAATACTGTTTTGTTGCTTATGGAGCATCGGTGGCAGGGTATTCGTCTATGCGGAAAGTTATTGTTGTTGATGGGACGTCGCTTAAAGGGAAGTATGGTGGGTGTCTACTTTCAGCCTCAGCACAAGATGggaatttccaaatatttcccCTTGCGTTTGTTGTTGTTAATAGCGAAAACGACGATGCTTGGCAATGGTTTTTCCAGAGGCTACAAACTTTTGTTCTGGATACCCCGGGCTTGGTTTTCATCTCTGATCGCCATGCAAGTATCGCCACTGAACTGAGGAAGGTAAATATGCGGACAATCTTTATTGAACATTaaattaaacacattctatTTTCTTCCAACTATACTATATGTAACGTTCACcatctatataatatatttgtactTGTACAGGTCTACAACCATGCTCAGCATGTCATATGTGTTGTCCATCTGTGGAGAAATGTGATTGCAAAATACAAGAGTAGCAGACTCGCGAACCTTATGTCCGCTGCTGCAAGAGCTTTCACCGTGACTGAACTTAATAAGAAGTTTATTGAAATTCAGAAAATCAGCCCAAATTGCGCGGTTTACTTGGTTGATATAGGTAACGATTCTATCTGATATTATATAATACACACCGGTACTATACTATATTGCATCATTTCTATTCTATCTACTACAATATAGTACTAAATATAAAACTGCCCAGTACTTATTAATATTGTTAACAGGGTTCGACCAGTGGACTAGGGTTCATTTCAGGGGGAATAGGTTCAACGTCATGGATTCAAACATAGCTGAATCCTGAAATGGTGTGCTTAAGGAAGCACGTGAATATCCCCTCATTACCATGTTTGAGTACATACGTACAACAGTTATGTCTTGGTTCGCATTGCGTCAAGCGAAATCAACCCGTGAGCAAGGAACTATCACCCCAAATGTCAGAAAACTCGTGGAGGAAAACTTTGATCTCTCCACCGCTATGGCTGTACGTGATATAGCCGATCTTGAATACCAAGTGCAGGACCCCACCGGGGAGTGCTTCACAGTTTTATTGGGTCCCGGTACTTGCACATGTGGTGAGTATCAAATAATAGGGATACCCTGTATGCATGCGCTTGCTTGTTCAACCAGGGTTGGATTTCCATCTGATGCGCTGATGGCACCGGCTTACCGTGTACCAACATGGCGACAAGGCTTCATCGGAAAAATATATCTGGTCCCATCTGTTGGTGGATTAGAACTCGGATCTGGAAATAGAGCTCCATTTCTTCCACCGGCAGTACGCCGCCCACCTGGGCGTCCTAGGAAAGTCCGCATCCTATCACGTGGGGAGTACAAGGTAAGCTACTCTAGCATTTATGAAAATTCTAATTACTGAACGGAATAGTTAGATCAGCTTATGGAATAGTCAGGCCGAATAGGTAATTGTTCAAATGGactaaatataaagtacaaTATGTAAATATTGTCGTAATACCTATTAATATGGAACATTATATATTCTACATTTAGGCAAgaatgatagatgtttaaatttgGTTTGTAGAAAGGAGGAAGCTCGTCAAACAGGAAATGCAAACGTTGTGGCCGTTCAGGACACAACAGGGCATCCTGCCGCAACCCAATATGATAAGCTATAACTATGGAGAAGGCAGCAGAAGGAAATTCGGTGAAATCTTTTGGGAACTGGGTGATTATGCAGTAGCCAGTGTCGTATAAAGACCGGGCATGTACAGGAAGTGGAAAGGGAGAAAAACAGTCTTTTAACCAAATAGAATGGTATATGCTTTACAGtgatatatctatctatttggTATGTACATATTATGTTATATAGACCCCTTTAAATCACAACTCTTGTGGTTGTTGTACGGAACACCCCCAGACCTTCTCCTTTGTCTAATATTAATAATGTCGTTCTCCACTATTTGCTCACACCTTATAAGCCTTAAGCTTTTAGATTGTTGTTTATATACCATTTATTTTCAGTATTATACTATAACTAATACCATTAAGCCGTTAACAATAGAAATCCTAAACACAACATGTCCACCCTTACGgaacactaaacccaaacccctgCCCcccaaaccccccccccccccccccacattAACcttaaacaaaatacatagtcaAAAGTAATTCAAAAAGATGACGTACTATACCATTTTTCAACACATAACCATATTAAAGTTAATATGGTTATAGATGAAATTTGCATACAACATCTCCACCCTTACggaaaactaaacccaaacccccccccccccctccctccAACATTAACCCTAAACAAAATACACATTTTAGAAGTAACCCAAATAGATGAGGCACTATACCATTATTGTTTAACactatactatattaaaagtTAATATGGTTAAAACTGAAATTCGCATACAAACCAATAACCCTTACAAAAGAAACTCTAtaccgtttaaaaaaaattgcaaaacacCCCATAAAAGACACATAAACCCAACATCCAACCCCAACACCCCAAACAACCCttcatcaacactaaacccaatACCTTTACACACGTTAACATTTCCACCAAAGCACAACAAACCAACCCGTAGggaaaactaaacccaaacccccaccCCAaccccctaaaccctaaatccaataCAATAACCCATTTTAATAATACAAAACCTAAACATCAACACCCCCATGCTTATTgaaaactaaacccaaacccccccCCCAAACCAACCCGTAGggaaaactaaacccaaaaccccaccccacccccctaaaccctaaacccaatacAATACCCCTTTTTAATAATACAAAACGTAAACACCAACACCCCCACCCTTTTTgaaaactaaacccaaaccctccCCCACCCCTTAACCCTATACCCATTACCATTACCCTTTATAACGTGATAATATCAATCGTCATATATAGAATAGTTATTTTCTGAAGATAATTTAAATAGTATGGAATATAGATGGAATGTGTAGtatttatataagattttcGAGATGAACATAAACTTGGGTATGACTCAAGATAGACTGACTTATGATAACCTTCGTTACACATGTTGTACAATCAGTACTCTAAACGGTAAACACTAActgcttaaaaatatatattttttttttgcatggaaTAAAGAAACATGTAACTGAGGACATCATAAATTAACCATAAGAAACCATCGTTTGTTATTCTGAAGAAACAAAGTATCACAGAGAAAAACATAAAGAGGTAGGAGAACACAATGTGGATAACATCAAACACGAATGAACATAAAGTAGTACAGTTCTGAAAATGACTAAACTGCAGGATTAGTGGGGACCACCTTAAACATACCCAGCGTAGATATCGCATAGTTCTCCCCTGCAACACAAACCTCCTCTTCAGTTAGAGACAGATCAATCAAAGGATTCCCCACCGCAGCGATCTCTAACAGAATCAGTGCCACCACCGCGGCGTACCCTAAGAACAGGAAAAggattattaaaaatttagtgtGGAATTCTATACTGGCTACCCCATAAAGTATAGTAGCTTATGCGTATGGTATAGACTAGAGCttgataaacaaaaattttatagAGAGGCGGCCAATACCTGGATGTTCAAGTAGAACTGGTATATCTATGCGAGATATGGGGAACGGAAGGTAATTCAACTCACGAGGTCGGGAAGTTAGACAGAACCTCGATATCATGTGAGGCATCATAATCGATATCGGGTTGACGACATCTTTCACCACAGAAATAGGAGGACATGTCTGGTTCGCGTCCACCACATAGATGGCCCACATAGCTAAATCTACTATCATGCCAACCCAATGTCTGTCTTTAACCAGAATCAGAGTGTAGAGAAAATCTACTTGCGTAAACCACTGTGGCCGGTGCATGAACTGACTGCGCAGAGACATCGGAAAAGTGAAGGCGGCCTTATCTTGCATGGCTTCAAAAGCAGGATAACTGCAGATTAGATCCATAAAAAAAGTTGGAGGGATGAAGTCAGATTTTGAAGATGGATTGCTGTCACGCCTCTTTCTTATCCAACCTACAACACGATCCACAGCCTAcaatatacacataaataagaACGAAAACATATAGACAAAATTTATGCGAAGCAGTAAGGGTTATAACGTACCTCATACGAACAAACACCGGTACAATTGAACACATCATCCAAAGAAGCAATGGAAATGACTGACCCGAGGGATGGTGCATTTGATCTGAAGGAAAGTGCTAATACAGTTAGGtgtttatttcataaatataccATACTATATCATATGgaatatatagttttcaaatgGAATAGCAATCATGAAATGTTTTCCACTTACTTTGCCGCTGCCATTATCTTCAGAAATGCCTTTCTTGCAGCTGGGGTTGGAGGAGTAAATGGGGAGAAACCACCTATAAATGTGGGTTTTTCTTGAGGACGAGGCTTTGGGTTACTTGGCTCAACCGACACCTTTTTAACCCGTTTAAGAGGTGGAGCATTATCATCCATTTGACGTGGCACTTTCTTGTTTCCCTCTTTCTTACGGACGGTGTGTGCAGGAGGAGTGTAGCGTTTGGTACTTGTATGCGTACGTCTACTGAAACGTCTGCCACCATCTGCTTGACCACCGGCTGCATCAGTGTTCCCTCGTCCAACCTATTAACATAAAGTTATCAACTCTGCAAACACACTTAACATACGAGCGGGAAAGATGCTAAAGCATTATACCTGAACTTTAGTAATTGTaacatcatcttcatcaacatCCTCACCCTTCTTCCCAACAGCAGCCTCACCGCGATCGTCATGCACACCATCAAGACCCACTTTCTCCGTAATGACATCTGCTGATGTCTGAGGTACATCAGTTTCAGAGCCAGTGGAGGGTCGGAGTGGATCCTGGCAATGCAAAGCAAATAGAATGGAATTAATTGCAAAATAGAGTAGATATATAGATTTATGTTTGCAATATAGTATATACAACTTACTTTATCAACGCCGGCTTCTGATAGAATTTTATTAACGACGCCAGACAATGGGTCATCAATGCGGCATTCCGATGATACATTCACTTGGTCCTAGATAGATTAACCACATTTGTCAATTTAATGAGCCAATAtacattattataatattaagaCAAAGCCGACATTTTGACTGCTTATCACGTTTCTACTCACTCTTACCACATCAACTCGAGATGGAGGATTGGCGGCATCAGCATTGTCAGGGGATGCGACATTTACCGAAGGCGAGGGATTCTAAATTAAAATAGTATGGAAATGTCAGTGACCAATATCAATATGAAAAGGATCTAATTGCATAAACTGCATAGAATGGTATAAAACACAACATAATTTAAAGGACAAACCTCCATGTTTATGGGGTCATGTCCAATGTGAGCATCTCCCCTATGCTCGCCCCCTGTCTCAGCTCTAAATTCGACTCTATCAGTTGAGTCGGTCTGTTTACCCGGAGATAGTCCTCCACCCCTTTCTCCTTCATCCAGATTCTGACCCAAACCAACCGAGGCGGTCCCTGTTCCTGCAACATCCTCTCCATCTCGCTATGTTGACTGGAGAATAATACAAACAAGGAATAAGATATGGAATAGTCTGGTGAGCTTATGGAATGGCATACTATATAAGAATAATTTCATTGTATTGAGATTTACAACGAACTTTGTATGGGTACCCATACCATCAGGAGCACCAGTATGTGTAGTGGGTCGATCGGGATTAACCTCTGAATTGTTGAAATCATCATTCTGACCTGGGAATGGTGACGAATGTCTCTCAGGACTGAACCCATACGTTGGTCCCATATCCGCACCTCTAAGCCGAGACTTCAGTAACTGATTGATCTTATCAAACTCCCCTGTGACCTTACTTTCCAAATGGGCAATCGCGGATGTAGCTGCTTGTAAGTCGGTTCGAAGGCCTCCCACTTCAGAATTAAAATGGCCCTTCAAACTCAGAATATAGCCCTCATACATTGCAATAACCTTCTCCTCGTATGCGTCAGCTGCACGCCTAAGTAATGTTTGGACATCAAAATGGAAACTCTCACCACCATGCGGGGCACCCGAGGGGTTAGCTGATGATTTCCCTCTCGGATCTCCAGGGTAACCACCACT contains these protein-coding regions:
- the LOC106373029 gene encoding uncharacterized protein LOC106373029, whose product is MDELGLPLRMFEAGSEPSGRKRVNNYFNLRWIDIIKSALEEEDLEMLNESQFRRVLQMGLHTFSVMFLHYCLSHQLLTAKEYELWWIFVGKPIRYAIQDFALVTRLNCGDGVGLTGEAAEKGIGRGKASGKGKSSMSTWDDLFRGEEKPTPGWIMERLVKGKKYKDRLTRLRLSLLVLVEGILCPTCGTTKIRPEIVSILGDLDAFLKYPWGRETFILTVRSTKARSAVNYVKDTMAIQGFTHAMVLVTVTACPSIIIKTGGADPLADSTLSSEEIISRVVDRKVVVNIVSAKTVDQLGQAYVRSLISTDEEGEDLYRGLGDKEDTSVDTMVALIDDDYPFEHNTWSGGVKADEVKLKKGHAQTSESSDENVPEPVEKDNAHHCGVESGGYPGDPRGKSSANPSGAPHGGESFHFDVQTLLRRAADAYEEKVIAMYEGYILSLKGHFNSEVGGLRTDLQAATSAIAHLESKVTGEFDKINQLLKSRLRGADMGPTYGFSPERHSSPFPGQNDDFNNSEVNPDRPTTHTGAPDGMGTHTKFVRDGEDVAGTGTASVGLGQNLDEGERGGGLSPGKQTDSTDRVEFRAETGGEHRGDAHIGHDPINMENPSPSVNVASPDNADAANPPSRVDVDQVNVSSECRIDDPLSGVVNKILSEAGVDKDPLRPSTGSETDVPQTSADVITEKVGLDGVHDDRGEAAVGKKGEDVDEDDVTITKVQVGRGNTDAAGGQADGGRRFSRRTHTSTKRYTPPAHTVRKKEGNKKVPRQMDDNAPPLKRVKKVSVEPSNPKPRPQEKPTFIGGFSPFTPPTPAARKAFLKIMAAAKSNAPSLGSVISIASLDDVFNCTGVCSYEAVDRVVGWIRKRRDSNPSSKSDFIPPTFFMDLICSYPAFEAMQDKAAFTFPMSLRSQFMHRPQWFTQVDFLYTLILVKDRHWVGMIVDLAMWAIYVVDANQTCPPISVVKDVVNPISIMMPHMISRFCLTSRPRELNYLPFPISRIDIPVLLEHPGYAAVVALILLEIAAVGNPLIDLSLTEEEVCVAGENYAISTLGMFKVVPTNPAV